One Methanomassiliicoccales archaeon DNA window includes the following coding sequences:
- a CDS encoding FAD-dependent oxidoreductase has product MLVIGGGTAGIASALSLAQRGIFVTIVEKDSSIGGRASELCCKGEIQCVKCDVCLSLDRLYEVAQSRYIRVLTNSEVARVSGKPGSYRVTVVRKKQFVREDACIACGKCKDVCPVAGSAIKPRFNRSVPMTYWIDKDKCIRMKGESCEKCSEICPTGAIDFQAKVSKRYLNVAAIIVANGFAPYEASKDRRLRYGEIKNVLTSLEIEKMLNDTGKLCVPSTGATFKKIGIIQCVGSRDERTGAAYCSKVCCKYSLKIAQLIKLRYPESEVSFFFMDWRPYDLVDNELLEWARKNQGVKIVRSRPAEIMESENGKPVVRYVTLTEDKIEEEEFDLVMLSIGIQPHSDTQKLSAVLGIELTPSGFVYTEDAHKGIFAAGCCTGPKDIEESFMEGVATANRVAAFIGGSK; this is encoded by the coding sequence CGTCTGCACTCAGTCTCGCGCAGCGCGGTATATTTGTTACAATTGTCGAGAAGGATTCGAGTATTGGTGGAAGGGCATCGGAACTGTGCTGCAAGGGTGAGATCCAGTGCGTTAAGTGTGACGTCTGCCTCTCCCTTGATCGCCTATACGAAGTCGCTCAGTCTAGATATATCCGGGTTTTGACCAACTCAGAGGTTGCGAGGGTAAGCGGGAAACCTGGCTCATACAGAGTCACTGTAGTCAGAAAGAAGCAGTTCGTCAGGGAAGACGCGTGCATAGCATGTGGGAAGTGTAAGGATGTATGTCCAGTTGCTGGAAGCGCGATCAAACCACGATTCAACAGAAGCGTTCCGATGACATATTGGATCGACAAAGACAAATGCATAAGAATGAAAGGAGAGTCATGTGAAAAATGCTCGGAGATCTGTCCAACTGGTGCGATTGATTTCCAGGCGAAGGTGTCGAAAAGATACCTCAACGTCGCCGCGATCATCGTAGCAAACGGCTTTGCACCATATGAAGCGTCTAAAGACCGAAGACTACGGTACGGCGAGATAAAAAATGTACTCACTTCCCTCGAAATAGAGAAGATGCTAAACGATACTGGTAAGCTATGTGTACCATCCACTGGAGCTACATTTAAGAAAATTGGAATTATCCAGTGCGTTGGTTCACGCGATGAGAGAACAGGGGCCGCTTATTGCTCAAAAGTTTGCTGTAAATATTCACTCAAGATCGCTCAACTAATAAAATTGAGATACCCTGAAAGCGAGGTGTCATTTTTCTTCATGGATTGGAGACCGTACGATCTAGTCGACAATGAGCTTCTCGAGTGGGCGAGGAAGAACCAGGGAGTCAAGATTGTGAGGTCTAGGCCAGCTGAGATAATGGAATCAGAAAATGGAAAACCAGTTGTGAGATATGTAACACTCACGGAGGACAAGATTGAGGAGGAAGAATTCGACCTCGTGATGCTTTCGATCGGAATTCAGCCACATTCCGATACCCAGAAGCTGTCAGCAGTCCTAGGGATCGAACTGACGCCATCGGGATTCGTGTATACCGAGGATGCGCATAAGGGGATTTTCGCTGCTGGTTGCTGCACAGGGCCAAAGGACATTGAGGAGAGCTTCATGGAGGGTGTCGCTACTGCAAATCGTGTCGCAGCCTTCATCGGGGGGTCAAAATGA